The Metabacillus schmidteae nucleotide sequence CAAATGCATGAAGCAAGCTCATTACTTGTTGGTGCAACATTAACGGCTGTAGATTATGTAATGGAAGGCAAGGCGACACATGCTGCTAATTTTGGTGGCGGACTACACCACGGCTTTAGAGGCAGAGCATCAGGTTTCTGCATTTATAACGATAGTTCCGTCGCTATTCGATATATACAGGAAAAATACGGGGCAAAAGTTTTATACATTGATACAGATGCCCATCACGGTGATGGGGTTCAATGGACATTTTATGATGATCCAAAGGTTTGTACACTTTCAATCCATGAAACAGGGAGATACTTATTCCCAGGGACAGGAAACATAACAGAAAGAGGTGCAGGCAAAGGGTATGGCTATACGTTTAATATTCCGTTAGACGCATTTACAGAAGATGATTCATGGCTCCATGCCTATCGAACATCAATTGAAGAAGTTGCCGCTTTTTTTAAACCAGATGTGATTTTAACTCAAAATGGTGCAGACGCTCATTATCATGACCCTTTAACACATCTATCTGCAACGATGGCCATTTACCATGAAATTCCTAAGATTGCTCATAAAATTGCTCATCAATATTGTAATGGAAAATGGATTGCAGTTGGTGGGGGTGGTTATGATATATGGCGTGTTGTTCCAAGAGCCTGGAGCTTAATTTGGCTTGAAATGAATGAAATGAAGGTACCAGATCAATTACCAAAGACCTGGATTGAGAAATGGCAAAAAAGGGCACCCGTCACCCTACCTGATCGCTGGTACGATAGTAATGATTTGTATAAACCAATACCAAGAAAAGCAGAGATTGAAGAAAAAAATGCTCTTACTGTTGAAAAAGCTCTGCATCCAATCCGACCACGATGATGACAAAGAAGGACTGCCTCTTATCCGAGACAGCCCTTCTTATATTAAAATCAACGATTATTACTTTGTTGATTGTCTATATTCCACTCGATGCGGTAATTCAACGATGTGGTTTTCAACTTCTTCTTTATTCATATATTTTGTTAATAAGCGCATCGCTACAGCACCGATATCATATGTTGGCTGTACAACAGTTGTTAACTGTGGTCGAACCATTGTTGCTAATCTTGTATTGTCAAATCCAACGATTTCAAAATCATTAGGAATTGAATAGTTACGGTCTTGCGCTCCATGAATGACACCTAATGCCATTTCATCTGTACCCACAAAAATTGCTGTCGGTTTTTCTGTTAATTCATCAATTTTTTCAAAGGCTTCAATACCTGAATCGTATGTATAGTCACCTTCTACAACCAATTCTTCATCGAATGGAAGTCCTGCATCTTCAAGAGCACGTTTATATCCTACTGATTTTTTCAGACGGTTAACCGGTTCCTCTGCTGGTCCCTCTACATATGCGATTCTCTTATGACCTTTTTCAATAAGCATGGAAATGACATCATATGCAGCCTGTTCATAGTTGATGTTAACCGAAGGTGTTGTATTCGTTAAATCAACAGATGCAGCTAAAACAATAGGCACTGGAGAGCGTTTGAATTGCTCTACTAGTTCCTCGGTCACATTACCACTCATAAATACAATTCCATCCACCTGTTTCCCAAGCATTGTATTTAACAAATGTAATTCTTTATCTTTATTTTGATCTGAATTACTTAAGATAATATTGTATTTGTACATTGTCGCAATATCCTCAATTCCACGCGCAAGCTCGGAATAGAAAATACTTGAAATATCAGGAATAATAACTCCAACTGTTGTTGTCTTTTTACTTGCAAGGCCTCTTGCTACCGCATTTGGACGATAGCCTAATCTTTCAATTGCATCCAAAACTTTTTTTCTTGTTGTCGGCTTAACATTTGGATTACCATTTACTACACGAGAGACAGTAGCCATTGAAACATTTGCCTCACGAGCTACATCATATATTGTTACACTTGACATATAAAACACTCCTTCTGTTACATTAAAAACATTTATTATCTGACTCGTTTATAATCGTCTAATTATAGTATGTAGAAAGTTGTTACGTCTTGTCGTAAATCCAATTCTATGTTACTTATCATACGATACTCTGAAAACCTCCGCAATGTATTTTCATCGATTTTTCGGGTGTTTTCACATATTTGTTCGTTTTTCTTCAATTTAAATGGTTTTTCGAGTATTTACTTATTTACATTTTGCCTAACTTTTTCTTTTTTATGAATAAAAAATATAAAAAGAGGCTGACTTTATTTAATAGGAAAATTTCCTATTCTAAGTCAACCTCTTTTTGCTTAGTTGTTAATGTTCAAAAAAACAACAGCTTTTCTCTCAAAGTTATACATTTACTTTAACTAAAGGCTTTAATTCTGTTATGAATTGATCAAACTGTTCGAAATCCATTTGTTGAGCTGAATCAGATAGAGCAACAGCCGGATCCGGATGTACTTCAGCCATAACCCCATCTGCTCCGATAGCAAGTGCTGCTTTTGCTGTTGGTACAAGAAGATCTCTTCGACCAGTTGAATGAGTAACATCAACAAAGACTGGTAAATGTGTTTCCTGTTTTAAAATAGGGACAGCTGAAATATCTAATGTATTTCTAGTTGCACGCTCATACGTACGGATTCCGCGTTCACAAAGAATGATTTGATCATTTCCTTGTGAAATAATATATTCTGCTGCATTGACAAACTCATCAATTGTAGCAGCAAGACCGCGTTTTAGAAGAACCGGCTTACGAACAGCTCCAGCTGCTTTTAGTAATTCGAAGTTTTGCATATTACGTGCACCAATTTGAATAATATCAACATAATCTAAGGCTAGTTCAATATCAGCTGGATTTACGATTTCACTAATAATAGCTAAACCATATTCATCTCCAACTCGTCTTAAAATCTTCAAGCCTTCTACTCCCAAACCTTGGAAGTCATATGGGCTGGTACGAGGTTTGAAGGCACCTCCACGCAAGATCTTAATGCCTTGCTTAACTGCTTGTTCTGCAACGGCAGCTACCTGCTCATAGCTCTCAACAGCACAAGGACCAATAATAAATGATTGGCTGCCATCTCCAATTCTAACACCGTTTACTTCAATAATTGTATCTTCCGGCTTTTTCTTACGTGAAACCAATAACGCTTTGCTGTGATCATCTTCTTGAAGCTCTAAACCAGCCTTGAAAATTTCTTTGAAAATATGTTGTAATGTTGAGTCTAAAAATGGGCCATCGTTATATTCTTTAATACTATTTAACATTTTTCGTTCGCGAACAGGATCATAACGATTAACACCTTGTGCTTCTTTAGCTTTACCAATCTCTTGAACAACTCGACCTCTTTCATTAATTAACTTTAAGATCTGTAAGTTAAGTTCCTCTGCTTTTGCTCTTAATGCTTCTAATTCTGCATTACTCATCTCTCTCATCCTTTCGCATTTAATATAGATTAAAAACCTTGGTCTGTCACTATGTCATAAGCTTCTTATACATACACCAAAATTTTAGTATTAATTATAATAAAATCGTTCTTCCACATCTATTGAAAATGAACATTCTCTGGTTAGTAATCTAGGTAAGATTTCTTTATCATTCAATAAAAGTGTGGTACATTTTCTTTAATTAGTTGTAATTATAAACCATATAATTGTGATTGTCATCAAAAACTTTAACATTTAAACGCTTTTAAGCTTTTATGCAATAAAGTGAATTCACAAAAAAGACTATTTAGCCATTTTATCTATCAATTATTAAAAATAATAATGACCATCTGCATAAAGAAGGTGTACGAATATGACCCATAATGACGTAACATTCGCGCTTGATATCGGGACTAGATCTGTTGTCGGATTAATCTTGAAAGAAGAAGACAATTCATATATTGTGGTTGATACTGTCATAAAGGAACATACGAAACGATCAATGCTGGACGGCCAAATTCATGATATTTTGTCTGTTGCACATGTCATCTCTTCTGTAAAAGAAGAGCTTGAAAGAAAACACGGACCTCTTCATAAAGTATGTGTTGCCGCAGCAGGCCGTGCATTAAAAACTGAAAGATCAACTGCCTCCATTGAAATCACCGGCAAACCAATGATTCAAAAAGAAGATATCCTTCACCTTGAGCTTATGGCTGTGCAAATTGCTCAAAAACAGCTTGCTGAAAAACATGAAAGTGAGCGTGCGCATCATTATGATTGTGTGGGGTATTCTGTTCTTCATTATCATCTTGACGGAGAAGAGATTGGTAGTTTAATTGATCAACTAGGCGAGGAAGCTTCTGTGGAGATTATCGCTACCTTTCTTCCAAAAGTTGTTGTTGAATCTCTATTAGCTGCATTGAATCGAGCCGGGCTTAAAATGGAAGCATTAACATTAGAACCAATTGCCGCAATTAATGTTTTAATCCCTTCTTCAATGAGAAGATTAAATGTTGCTTTAGTTGACATAGGAGCAGGAACATCAGATATAGCAATTACTGATATGGGAACCATTATCTCTTACGGAATGGTCCCTATTGCGGGTGATGAAATTACAGAAGCTGTATCAGATGAATTTTTACTGGATTTTCCAAAGGCTGAAGAAGCAAAGCGTCAATTAAAATCTGAAAATAAAATTACAATTACTGATATTTTAGGATTTGAGACTGAACTGTCAAAAGAGGATATATTATCGAAGATCTCCCCTGCAATTGATAAACTTGCAGCATCAATTGCTGCTGAGATCATCCTATTGAATAATGGTGTCTCTCCTAAGGCTATTATGCTTGTTGGAGGAGGCTGTTTAACTCCTGATCTTCCAAAAAGATTGGCAGCTTTACTGGAATTACCTGAAAATCGAGTTGCGATTAGAGGAATTGATGCTATACCTCAGCTTAAGCTTGCTGAACATGTACAAAAAGGTCCGGAATTAGTCACGCCAATTGGAATTGCCGTTTCTTCCAAACAAAATCCAATCCAATATATAAGTGTTAATGTTAATGAACGTAATGTCCGATTATTTCATATGAAATCATTAACTGTGGCTGATAGTTTATTGTCCTCAGGAATACAATTAACGAGACTGTATGGGAAACCTGGAATGGCCATAATGGTAACCGTGAACAACAAAGCGATCACTATACCTGGTGGGCATGGCACTGCACCTATCATTAAGAAAAATGGATCCATTTGTTCTGTTGAAGATCCGATTTTGCATGGTGATACGATTACTGTTGAAAAAGGAAAAGACGGAGTGCCCCCGGTTGTTCCAATCAGTTCTATTTTAGATGAGATTCCTTCAAAATCTTTTCATGTAAATGGCCAAACCTATACAATTTCAGCTACAATTTTACTTAACAACCAAAAGGCAAGCAAACATGTGCATCTGTCCGATCGAGATCATTTAGTATGTACAACCCCAACAACCATTGAGGAAGGGCTTATTTCCATCAGTCACCAAAAAGAACTGAATACCGTAAAACCTTTTTCATTACAGATAGATAAAAGAATATTACGAGTTCAGGAATTTTCAGGGAAACTTTATAAAAATGGATTAGAAACTTCAAAGGAATCAAAACTTCATGATGGGGATACTCTCGTTCTCAAGCCTATGAAAGAGCCATTATTAAAGGAATTACTTATAGAGACCAACATCAAGCAGTCTCATACCCTCCCGATCTTATTCAATGGTCATTCAATTGAACTTGAAAAAACCATAAGGGAATTTTACCGAGATGGAATATTGCTGTCTGAAAATGATGTGTTACATAATGGAGAACAATTGGTAACGAAGAAAAGAAAGGTAGAACCATTTATCTTCCAAGATCTTTTTACAGCTGTTGAAATTGACATCCCTAATTCAGGCAACAATCAATTTAAGTTATTAAAAAACAACAAAGAAGTTACCTTTCAGGAATTCCTTGATCCTGGAGATGAGCTTGAAATTCAATGGATTTAAAATAAAAGAGGATAATGCCATCACAAGGCATTATCCTCTTAACATTTCATCCAAGAATCTCCTGTTTTAATGCATCATATGTAATCTTCCAGTGTGAAGCATTCCAAGCTACTTCA carries:
- a CDS encoding acetoin utilization protein AcuC translates to MTQQDTVFIYSPDFQTYKFSHDHPFNQLRVELTYDLLKNMNALDNSKIVTPRVATLEELALVHDKRYIQAIELAGHGKLSNEEANNYGIGTEDTPIFPQMHEASSLLVGATLTAVDYVMEGKATHAANFGGGLHHGFRGRASGFCIYNDSSVAIRYIQEKYGAKVLYIDTDAHHGDGVQWTFYDDPKVCTLSIHETGRYLFPGTGNITERGAGKGYGYTFNIPLDAFTEDDSWLHAYRTSIEEVAAFFKPDVILTQNGADAHYHDPLTHLSATMAIYHEIPKIAHKIAHQYCNGKWIAVGGGGYDIWRVVPRAWSLIWLEMNEMKVPDQLPKTWIEKWQKRAPVTLPDRWYDSNDLYKPIPRKAEIEEKNALTVEKALHPIRPR
- the ccpA gene encoding catabolite control protein A, giving the protein MSSVTIYDVAREANVSMATVSRVVNGNPNVKPTTRKKVLDAIERLGYRPNAVARGLASKKTTTVGVIIPDISSIFYSELARGIEDIATMYKYNIILSNSDQNKDKELHLLNTMLGKQVDGIVFMSGNVTEELVEQFKRSPVPIVLAASVDLTNTTPSVNINYEQAAYDVISMLIEKGHKRIAYVEGPAEEPVNRLKKSVGYKRALEDAGLPFDEELVVEGDYTYDSGIEAFEKIDELTEKPTAIFVGTDEMALGVIHGAQDRNYSIPNDFEIVGFDNTRLATMVRPQLTTVVQPTYDIGAVAMRLLTKYMNKEEVENHIVELPHRVEYRQSTK
- a CDS encoding bifunctional 3-deoxy-7-phosphoheptulonate synthase/chorismate mutase, which translates into the protein MSNAELEALRAKAEELNLQILKLINERGRVVQEIGKAKEAQGVNRYDPVRERKMLNSIKEYNDGPFLDSTLQHIFKEIFKAGLELQEDDHSKALLVSRKKKPEDTIIEVNGVRIGDGSQSFIIGPCAVESYEQVAAVAEQAVKQGIKILRGGAFKPRTSPYDFQGLGVEGLKILRRVGDEYGLAIISEIVNPADIELALDYVDIIQIGARNMQNFELLKAAGAVRKPVLLKRGLAATIDEFVNAAEYIISQGNDQIILCERGIRTYERATRNTLDISAVPILKQETHLPVFVDVTHSTGRRDLLVPTAKAALAIGADGVMAEVHPDPAVALSDSAQQMDFEQFDQFITELKPLVKVNV
- the pilM gene encoding cell division protein FtsA; this translates as MTHNDVTFALDIGTRSVVGLILKEEDNSYIVVDTVIKEHTKRSMLDGQIHDILSVAHVISSVKEELERKHGPLHKVCVAAAGRALKTERSTASIEITGKPMIQKEDILHLELMAVQIAQKQLAEKHESERAHHYDCVGYSVLHYHLDGEEIGSLIDQLGEEASVEIIATFLPKVVVESLLAALNRAGLKMEALTLEPIAAINVLIPSSMRRLNVALVDIGAGTSDIAITDMGTIISYGMVPIAGDEITEAVSDEFLLDFPKAEEAKRQLKSENKITITDILGFETELSKEDILSKISPAIDKLAASIAAEIILLNNGVSPKAIMLVGGGCLTPDLPKRLAALLELPENRVAIRGIDAIPQLKLAEHVQKGPELVTPIGIAVSSKQNPIQYISVNVNERNVRLFHMKSLTVADSLLSSGIQLTRLYGKPGMAIMVTVNNKAITIPGGHGTAPIIKKNGSICSVEDPILHGDTITVEKGKDGVPPVVPISSILDEIPSKSFHVNGQTYTISATILLNNQKASKHVHLSDRDHLVCTTPTTIEEGLISISHQKELNTVKPFSLQIDKRILRVQEFSGKLYKNGLETSKESKLHDGDTLVLKPMKEPLLKELLIETNIKQSHTLPILFNGHSIELEKTIREFYRDGILLSENDVLHNGEQLVTKKRKVEPFIFQDLFTAVEIDIPNSGNNQFKLLKNNKEVTFQEFLDPGDELEIQWI